CGCCAGCCAGTACGACTCGCAGGTGCTGGTGGAGCAGTGGATCGCCGGCCCGGAATTCACCGTGGCCATGCTGCGCGGCCAGGTGCTGCCGCCGATCGGCCTGGGCACCCCGCACACTTTCTACGACTACGACGCCAAGTACCTGGCCAATGACACCCAGTACCGCATTCCCTGCGGCCTGTCGGCCGAGAAAGAGGCGGAGCTGAAGGAACTCACCGCACGCGCCTGCGAGGCCGTGGGCACTCAGGGCTGGGCGCGCGCCGACGTGATGCAGGACGCCAGCGGCCAGTTCTGGCTGCTGGAAGTGAACACCGTGCCGGGCATGACCGATCACAGCCTGGTGCCGATGGCCGCGCGTGCCGCCGGCCTGGATTTCCAGCAGCTGGTGCTGGCGATCCTGGCCGACAGCGTCGAGGCGAGGGGGTAAGTCATGGTCGCCACCGTCCGTCACCACTCGCAGCCGATAGGGGGCGCCAGCCGGCGTCAGCCCATCGCTGCGCGTGGCGCCAGCCGGATGGTGGCCAAGGAGCCGCTGGCCGCGCGCCTGCCCAAGCCGGACTTCGGCGGCCTGCTGGGCGCCTGCAAGCGCCTGGGCTGGCCGCTGCTGCTAGTGGCCCTGGGCCTGGGTACCTACGAGGGCGCCCAGCGCCTGCTGCCCTACGCCGACCGGCCGATCGCCCGGGTCAGCGTGCAGGGCGAGCTGAGCTACATCAGCCAGCAGGCGGTGCAGGAGCGCATCGCGCCGTTCGTCTCGGCCAGCTTCTTCACCGTCGACCTGGCCGGCATGCGTGCCGAACTGGAGCAGATGCCCTGGATCGCCCATGCCGAAGTGCGCCGGGTGTGGCCGGACCAGGTGTCGATCACCCTCGAGGAGCAGCTGCCGGTGGCCCGCTGGGGCGATGGTGCGCTGCTCAACAACCAGGGCCAGGCCTTCGCCCCGCGCGAGGCGGCCAACTACGAACACCTGCCGCTGCTGTCCGGGCCGCAGCGCGCCCAGCAGCAGGTGATGCAGCAGTACCAGGTGCTCAGCCAGCTGCTGCGGCCGCTGGGCTTCACCATCAGCAGCCTGGAGCTGCGCGAGCATGGCAGCTGGTTCATCAGTACCGCCCAGGGCGTGGAGATCCTCCTGGGTCGGGATCACCTGGTCGACAAGATGCGCCGGTTCGCCAGCATCCACGACAAGGTGCTCAAGCAGCAGATCGCGAATATCGCGCGCATCGACCTGCGCTACGCCAACGGCCTGGCCGTGGCCTGGCGCGCGCCGGTGGCGCCAACGGCGGCAGAAGCCGCCGCCGTGCAGAATTGAGGAGAAGGTAGAACCATGGCAAGCGTGCAGAGCGGCAAGATGATCGTCGGCCTGGATATCGGCACCTCCAAGGTGGTGGCGCTGGTGGGCGAGGTGACGGCCGATGGCGAGCTGGACATAGTCGGCATCGGCACCAGTCCGTCGCGCGGCCTGAAGAAGGGCGTGGTGGTCAACATCGAGTCCACCGTGCAGTCGATCCAGCGCGCCATCGAAGAGGCGCAGCTGATGGCTGGCTGCCGCATTCACTCGGCCTTCGTCGGCATCGCCGGCAATCA
This DNA window, taken from Pseudomonas alcaligenes, encodes the following:
- a CDS encoding cell division protein FtsQ/DivIB; its protein translation is MVAKEPLAARLPKPDFGGLLGACKRLGWPLLLVALGLGTYEGAQRLLPYADRPIARVSVQGELSYISQQAVQERIAPFVSASFFTVDLAGMRAELEQMPWIAHAEVRRVWPDQVSITLEEQLPVARWGDGALLNNQGQAFAPREAANYEHLPLLSGPQRAQQQVMQQYQVLSQLLRPLGFTISSLELREHGSWFISTAQGVEILLGRDHLVDKMRRFASIHDKVLKQQIANIARIDLRYANGLAVAWRAPVAPTAAEAAAVQN